The genomic DNA GCGCCGAACAGGGTGAGCATCCGGATGTCCACGTCCTTGCTGGGGTGGGGACGGTCGTCATCCGGCATGACGAACTCCACCAGCAGCACCCGGCCGGCTTCGGCCATGGCGTCCCGGACGTTGCGCAGGATCCGCACGGCATCCTCGTCCGACCAGTTGTGGATCACGCTGCTCAGCAGGTAGACGTCCGCCGCGGGGGGCACGGAGACGAAGAAGTCACCGCTGACGAATTCGCACCGGTCTTCGAGACCGGCCTTGGACATGAGCTCCCGCGCCCCTGGGATCACGTGCTCCTGGTCGAACAGCACTCCCCGCACCTCCGGGTGGGAGCCCAGGACGGAGGCCAGGATGTGCCCCTTGCCGCCGGCCACGTCCACCAGGGTCCGCACGCCGGAGAAGTCACAGCGGGAGGCCACCGCCCGCGCGAACGGCCAGGCCCTGGCGGCCATGTAGTCGTCGAACAGCCGGCCCGCTCCGGGATTGTCCCTGAGATAGCCGTACAGCGGGCCGAAGCGCTCGTCGAAGGCCGACCTGCCGGTCCGGACCGTCCGGGCGGTGGCGCCCATGGCGTACCAGAAACCCTCCTCGGCGATCATCCGTACGGCGGGGCGCAACGTGTCGGGCGCGTTCTCGCGCAGTGTGGCGCCCGCCTCGGTCAGCGCGTAGACGCCGGGGGCCGTGGTCGCCACCATGCCCATGGAGGCGAGCTGGCGCAGCACTCTGCGCAGCGCCGAGGGGTCGGCCTGGCAGCGCAGCGCGAGATCTTCGGCGCTCAGCGGGCCGTCGTGCAGGTGGTCCGCGCAGCCCAGCTCGGCCATGGCGGCCAGGGCGGCGAAGCGGGAGACCCCGCCGATCGCGTCCCAGACCGGTGCCTGCGGGTCGTTCATCGAAAAATCCTCTCTGTTCGTCGGTCCGCCTCCGGCGGCCGACAGGTCGGCACCGCGCGGGGCGGTGGGGCGGACGGTCCGCCGCCATGGGTACGGGCCGGGGCCGGATGCCGGCCGCGACAGGTCCTCAGCTCGTCTGCCTGGCGGTCCGGTGCCACGACAGGATGCGCCGTTCGGCCGCGAGGAACGCCGAGTTCAACGCGTATCCCAGGACGCCGATCACGACGATGGTCCCCCACACGCCGGGGAGGTCGTAGGACCTCTGGGCGTCCAGAAGCTGGAAGCCGATCCCGTCGGTGCTGCCCACCAGCTCGGAGATGACCATCAGGATCAGTGCCAGGGAGAGGCTGACCCGCAGGCCGGCGAAGATGCTCGGCATCGCCGAGGGCAGGATGACCCGCAGTAACCGCTGCCCCCGTGACAGGCCGAAGACTTCGGCGGTCTCCAGGTGCATGCGGTCGACGTGCCGGGTCCCCTGGGCGGTGTTGATCAGGATCGGCCAGATGACGCCGAACACGATCACGTTGATCTGCGTCCACGTGCCGATGGCGAACAGGGCCATGAAGAAGGGCAGAAGCATGGGAGGGGGGATGGCGCGGGCGAACTGGACGAGGGGGTCCAGGAACCGGAAGAGCACGGGGGAGCGGCCGAGCGCGATCCCGAGAGCCGTTCCGGCCACTCCCGCCACCAGCCATCCGGCCAGCAGCCGGCCGACGCTCGCCGGGATGTTGGTCAGCGCCGCGTCGCTGAGCCACAGCCGCTCGGCAGGACCGGTGAGCCACATCCTGTGCATGCCACCGGCGATCTCCGTCGGAGGGGGGAAGGACAGGTTGCCCGCGGCACGGGCGGCGAACTCCCATATCCCCAGCACGACCGGAACCGGCCACAGGCGGGCTGCGGCGCGCAGGGTCCGCATCATCATGCCGCCTCCGTCCGGATGACGTGCCAGCGGAAGATCCGCCGCTCCACCAGCACGAGCAGCGTGTTGCTGACGACCCCGACGGCCCCGGCCCAGATCGCGGCGGCGATGATGTACTCCAGCGCGTCGGCGCTGCCGCCCGCCTCGATGACGAAGGTCCCGATGCCGCTCGCGCCTCCGGCGAGCAGTTCCACGCTGACCGCCACGATGAGCGCGATCGCGGCGGCCAGCCGCATCCCGGTGGCGATGAACGGCGCGGTGCTGGGCAGCGAGACCCGCCACAGTACGGCCAGCGGACCGAACCCGAAGCTGCGAAGCGTATCCTTGGCGAGCGGGTCGACGTCCTTGAGGCCATACATGGTGTTGATCAGGACCGGCCAGCTCGCCGCGTAGACGATCAGCGTGATCTTCATGTCGAACCTGTCGGAGAACAGGACCAGCGCGAGCGGGATCAGCGCGACCGAGGGAATCGGGCGCAGGAACTCCAGGACGGGGCGGAACGTCCGCTCCACGCGTGGCAGGGTGCCGAGCGCGAACCCGGCGGGCACGGCGATCACGACGGTGAGCAGGAGGCCGACGGCCCACGCGCCGAGCGTCGAGGCGATGTCGGCGAGAAAGTCCCCGTCGGTCGC from Streptosporangium sp. NBC_01756 includes the following:
- a CDS encoding methyltransferase; translated protein: MNDPQAPVWDAIGGVSRFAALAAMAELGCADHLHDGPLSAEDLALRCQADPSALRRVLRQLASMGMVATTAPGVYALTEAGATLRENAPDTLRPAVRMIAEEGFWYAMGATARTVRTGRSAFDERFGPLYGYLRDNPGAGRLFDDYMAARAWPFARAVASRCDFSGVRTLVDVAGGKGHILASVLGSHPEVRGVLFDQEHVIPGARELMSKAGLEDRCEFVSGDFFVSVPPAADVYLLSSVIHNWSDEDAVRILRNVRDAMAEAGRVLLVEFVMPDDDRPHPSKDVDIRMLTLFGAGMERSVSEYGELLAESGLRFNRRIELVGGASAVEALRD
- a CDS encoding ABC transporter permease, with product MIGRRLLDSRPLCGALGAAGLFCVLEGAGRTGLISPVVFPLASTVLGRAAELATDGDFLADIASTLGAWAVGLLLTVVIAVPAGFALGTLPRVERTFRPVLEFLRPIPSVALIPLALVLFSDRFDMKITLIVYAASWPVLINTMYGLKDVDPLAKDTLRSFGFGPLAVLWRVSLPSTAPFIATGMRLAAAIALIVAVSVELLAGGASGIGTFVIEAGGSADALEYIIAAAIWAGAVGVVSNTLLVLVERRIFRWHVIRTEAA
- a CDS encoding ABC transporter permease, whose protein sequence is MMMRTLRAAARLWPVPVVLGIWEFAARAAGNLSFPPPTEIAGGMHRMWLTGPAERLWLSDAALTNIPASVGRLLAGWLVAGVAGTALGIALGRSPVLFRFLDPLVQFARAIPPPMLLPFFMALFAIGTWTQINVIVFGVIWPILINTAQGTRHVDRMHLETAEVFGLSRGQRLLRVILPSAMPSIFAGLRVSLSLALILMVISELVGSTDGIGFQLLDAQRSYDLPGVWGTIVVIGVLGYALNSAFLAAERRILSWHRTARQTS